Genomic DNA from Cloeon dipterum chromosome 3, ieCloDipt1.1, whole genome shotgun sequence:
AATCAATGTCCATTTTTGAAGGTTTCTCTTAACTATCACCAAAcagcagaaatttttcaacaaccaaTAAGAATTCTAaataatgatgatgatgatgagcattgattaaaactataatttcCTTAAATGACACagcattttatctttttttagaatatttaaaaaaactagaaGGAATCTTGTTGATTTCTGCCAttttattcctattttttactgcaacagttatttatttcctaCAATACAACCAGAGATGTGTtgtcttaattaattaattatgtggtttaaaatataatattaattatgtaaCTGCAGAAGACACattctgagaatttaaatttcaaacttggaATTTCCCAGACTCACTTAAAACCCAACACATTTTGCAACCtttcaaattgagaaaataactTCATCATTTCTTTTAATAGAGATCCAAGtagaagtaatttttaaagtgtacCAGcgggttttaattttttgttaatcttGTCACAAACGCCAATTAGTACGAATTCTGCCTGAGAAAATACTGTGAAAAGGTTCACAATTAGCAGCCAGCCTCTCAAGCGTGCCCTCAAGCAAGAAATTTCTGTTGCAGGCCTACCCTTGAGGATATCAGAAGCTGGGGCCATTCTTTCGACAAGCTTATGAAAAGTGCAGGTACGAAAATCAATATCCAGAAATATCTCTTTGGCCAGCCACCAGCCGCgtgtttgtaatttaaatcgcATTGAATATTCAATCAGCAAGGTCGAATCGTGTAATTTTGCTCGAATGCTATTCTAGATCTCGCGATACTATTTTTCCGCCGAATTCGCCAACCTGTGCTGTGCGTATACGGTATATAAAGGCGTGGCGCGTGTGCCGCATGAAATGTGTTCCTTTCGGGGTGTGGATTGTTAATGCACATGTAGCGTGATGAAATATTCGTGCGTTCGAGCGGGTCCCGAGAGCAGAGCTTCCGTCTTGCCTGCCTGCTAAACACGCGAAAAATAAACTGGAAAACAAGCGTGGCaattcgataattttgatccaaAGCTAACGCCGAATTTTCGTTTCAGCTGGTCGCAAGGTGTTCCGTGACTTTTTGAAGTGTGAATACagtgaagaaaatattttattctggcTGGCCTGTGAGGAACTGAAGAAGGAATCCAATCCTGAAGTTGTTGAAGAAAAGGCAAGATTTATTTACGAAGATTACATCTCAATACTCTCTCCAAAAGAGGTAACTTATCTGTACATTTTTGCTATGATAATTTtagcttgaaattaaaaaaggaatttacacaatattttagtaaaaaataatgcctatttaatttcttaagatGGAAAATAACtgcaatgcaatttaaaactaaagtGCTCTTTGACTGGTCGCAGTTGCTGACTTCTAAGGCTGTAATTTTAGACGTTGGTTTTCGGAAAAAAGTAggcgattttttaatatattttggtaTAAATCATATGGTTTTGACAATTTAGCCAAGTTTTTAAGCATCATATTTTTGgcttaaattgataaaaggtCCAACTAGGAaaagatttatattaaaaatgatttaaatatacgGTTTTACGGATTAGACACTCTTGGcagttttagaaaatttaaaatatgatcgAAATTGCAAAGTTTGAATTCATTTAATGGTTCTGATCTGACGGTTGGAAGCTCAAGAAAATAGTTGACACTCTAATTTTACCAGCTGCACTAAACATCTTACATGACCCATTGAGAAGTGTATCAGCTAAATTGTACAAAAACTGTAATGTTAAATAAGTTTTACACATTAAGgccatttttcttcaaattaaaaaacatatcGTTGAACCAGAATGTTCTTTGGTTCACATCAGACATCAGGCTATAAGTTtgccaaaaaccaaaaatgtcaaatccTAAGAGTTTCCTCGTAAGTGTGCGAGTGGCTTAAGTcatggaatttttcaatttctcctTCTTTTGATTGCGCACACAGTCAATTGTTTTCTTAAATTCTGCTGATAAGGCTTTCGGGgctgacattttattttttctgcaaaacatTACCGGAATTGTCCTgagggttaaaattttaaacggggttgaaatgatttttaacgTGATGGATGATTTTGTCTGTTTGGCTTGATAACTAAATTTGTCTTTCGGTCCACAGGTTAGCTTAGATTCTAGAGTGAGAGAAATAGTGAACAAGAACATGGTGGACCCGACGCCGCACACGTTCGACGAGGCCCAGCTTCAGATCTACACGCTCATGCATAGAGACTCGTACCCACGATTTGTTAATTCGCAcatattcaaaagattagcTCAGCTCAACAACAACTCAACAATAACGTGCAGTGGACCAGGAGGTGCGGGGGGCGCAGGCTCGTCCAACTCGCCGCCCCCGGCGGGCAGCAGCTCGCGGAAGGAGAGCTTCGCGTAATGCGCCCCTTCCGCCGCGGCTTCAGTCACAGTGGATGATGATCCCCCGTAACAAAACGTTTATGGATTCGCATGTTCGACAGAGACACGGACACTTGCGTTCAGCCAAAGTGCCGCGAACGACACACCCTCTGTGCACACCACCCCCACCACCATCAACTTAATTAATCTTCTAGTCTTGACGCCCGTTGACAATTAGCGAGACCAATAAAGAGCgtgaacaaaaaatggaataaacgGAGAACGAAGCGTCCTGCAGCGGGATTTCGGTGTTGGTCGCGCCGGAAGTGCCAGCTGGTTTGattggaattttatatttctcgtCGTAGCCCCTAAACTCAGCTTTACTCTCGACCCGACGACGATTTGTGTTGAGGTCAAACCAACTGCTTCCGGTTCGCACACCTGCGCGCGAATATTACAAGTATATTATGCATGTTGTATAGAAACTTTGAAGCAGGGGTCGCACGACGCAAGCCAAAGCAACTGAGAAATGAGATGATAGACgttaacaaacaaaacaaaaaccgcaaaaagcATGAAGAAGGGAGTCATTGCGAACTACACCAATGACTTTGTtaaagctttaattaaaatagtgtctataatccaaataaaacaaaaaactgagTGTGTAGtgaaaatgcagcagcagACGCGTGCGTGGAATAATGTCACGCAGTTCGATGTTGTGCAAGTACTTACAATATAATACCACCACGCAATTGATATCTCTTGTCAAACTACTAAAGAAGCGGCGTAAATACACGCTCGAAATTAATTCTCCTCGATCCAGTTAACTCAGAAACCGATTCATTCTTGAATGTGTTTGCTGTTCTACTGCTGTATGAGAAAAATATGAGAACGTAACAAAACTCTGGTCCTTATTATTACGGATAATGCCACTAGTCTCTCGCCACACACGACGTAAGCATTTATAATGATGTGTATgacaaaaacagcaaaaaaggTATTTATGTAgccattaaattcatttcgaTTCGCAGCGAGCGTTCTAATAATAATACtggaagtaaataaattaataattgccaACTGCAGCGAGCGAGAGTGAACACAAACATGAAAAAACCCAAGACGCCACTCTCATTCAAGACAAATTGTTGAAAGCATTTGAGGAAACGTTTACACACACGTCTCGGCAtaagtaattttaacaaacCGCAGGTGGCTAAATGAAAGGTTACACCTTAGGCAGTAATTGATTTTGACTTAACGATGAGATATATCCCAAGCAACGAGTTCTACAAAATCACCTAATTTTATCTCTAAATTATACAAACCATGTTAAGAAGTATTGTGGAATTGGAAATCTAAAAAGTGATATCAGACATGATATTGGCCTATAGTCGAATTCTCTTGTTAGACCCAGACCGTCTCATTAGAGCCGCAATTGGAGAGTGCCAAATTCCCGGCggaaatataacaaaaaacaGAAATCACACTGCGCTGCGGTCCTAATTTTTCTCGCGATCCTCCAGGGCCTATTTGTTATTCGTAAACCTTCGCGAGTGATATCACTTTTTAGCAATTAAGAGGTCTCAAACGCACAAAAGATTAGTCTCAATTAATGTTTCAATGTCGATTGCCTAATTTAGTTGTTTGCAACAATTCGCGAGCGGAGTCAACGAAAAGTATACATTGCAAACGCAAGAAATGCTTCATCTTCACTACcgaaaacattttctaaaatcacgggttaattttatttagttaagTTAAGCGAGCTCAACTAAAATTTTCGCTGCAGATTCACAACACGTTTGCTTTGATGATATCACATACTCACGCGTGATTTCGCTACTTTCTGTTTCCTGTCTCAAGCAGATGAATGATCACACATAATTTTACGATCTATACAAAACATATGAAgctggtaaaattaaaatcattattgtGTGGTGTTTGGAAAGAAGTTTGTTTCAACAGTGACACACATGTGATTGCAAACTAGCTCTTACTTATGTAAATTCGGTGTTTCGTGTTGATTTAAATGAGTGAGCATGTTCAACACACAAaacaccacacacacacacactctctctctctctcttttatcTTTTCCTCTCTGGGTGGATGATTTTGCTGATTGACTCAATGTGATGATCTAAAAACTAAATGTGTGATCGCAGGGGTGAAAAAACAATACAATTAAATACCTAACCCACTGGGAGAAATTAAGGTTGACACATGTCGTGCACGCAGGTTTCATCGGGTTAGGGCGGTGCGAAACCAAAATGTTACCATTACGCGCGCTGATTGTTGAACACCGCGGTTGACTGTTTATTTTACTGGTCGTCTATTTTGTAAATCCGCGAGTTGTGTATAAAAATCGACGTGTTTAAAGATTTTACTATGTAGCTAATCATGAAAAtcgagtgagtgtgtgcgcTGCAAAATGATACGTATGTGTTTGTTGACATAAAGACGATTTTCTTCATAGGGTTGATGGAACTTTTATTGCCACGAACGATGAGAACGGTGCCGGAGCATCCAATCTGCCAGATTTAAAAGCACGTGCGAAATTCCCCACCCCCTCAGAGTTTCTCACGCGCTTTTGCAGTGGAAGGCAGGTTGGATCCGGCATAGCCGTTCCTTATTTCTTCAACCCCTAAAATATCATCATGTCGTTCAATTTTAACCGATATCAATACCGAAATGGACCACACACGAAACAaatgattaatatttatgaatacacacgcgagaaaattggttgttGTTGATTTTTGCAGTGCAGAATCGAACAATCCACTGTGAAAAAActggtttaattttgatcgAACGCATTTGTACCAATCgcaaaaactgtaaattaGACAAAATGATTAATCGACCGAAtagctgcaaatttaatctttgAACGGTTCAAATCTACCTGCtactttaaaatagaaaacgaataaaattgttataagGAGATCCAATTATCGCTGTTGAAAAGCTGCTTAATTTTGTATAAGCGCAAgaaaactcacgattcatcTTCGTAGCTGTTGAAACGATGAATTTTCTTCCCAAGGCAATCACTCACACTGTGTACCAACCACGAATCAACTccaataacaataaaacaaaaaagttacACTTGAATTGAGATCGATATACATGCAATTGCGTAATGAGTTCTCGTTTAGGCGACACGTTTGTTGAGATTGCATGCGAGTGGAATGCGCGAAACCCCTCACTAACTAGGCGATAATGTGTAAGATATAATATTCTGTATTGATTGTTAGCATTCCTACgtataaatatgcaaatatgCACACTTACAGACGGTGTTGTTGtggaaaaacagaaaataaaaaacacgagATAGttgagaacaaaaaaatacgcgcagcacaaaattaacaataaaatatatatatgaaaaattttacgTGGGCAAATAAAGATAGTTTACAAGCACACTTTTAGTACGACGGACAAAACCGATTCCCATTTCTGTCTCTCTTAAGTAAAAGTGTGTCTTTTGTAAGGAAAAATACTACTTTTTTGAGGTAAATTATAGGGTCGAACAAACGTTTATTCTGTGAATTCGCCTGACACAAGAAAATAAACTCTGTTGCATTGTTAAGTGAACTTTGTTATTGGTGTACTAAGCGCGAAAAAAGAATTCATTACTTAATTACTATGCAGGCAGACATTGTGTAAATTCACAGAGGTTGGTGTGTGGATTCTAATACATAGCCATTCAGTTGttcaatgaatttattgctgtTAAAGTCTATATGATGATTCTACACACAAACTCAgagaataatgaaataaaatttggaaaatccaCTTGCGCGCTAAACGACACTACAGGTTACAAATAACATGATTGTGACATTTTACTTAaggtataaataattattaattgagcTGTTATGTTGGAGCATATACAAGTATATCgatcaaatatatataagtAACAAAAATAGAACCATAATTAAGGAATAAAGAAAATGGAATGATGTGTATGTatgagaataaaatattatataaaatccaGAAAATCCTCATGTTTCAGTTTCGGCTcttaaacttttaattcaggatagtaaaataaataaaacaccaacacttttatttccgtaatttcatacttttgtaataaattttattttaacgttTGTACACTTTATTTGATAAGACATCAAACAGAAGCGTTTGGCAAACTTAAGTTGATAATTATCCGCTATCACTGGTCTATGTACACGTTGTGTTCTTCCATTGTTTTTATATTCACTTtaaattacttgaaaaatattattttctttatttaagtCATGTTTTTGTTCCTCTGATGTTTCGATAAAATGGCAATCAGCTTAAAATACGAGAGCGGAATTGATgttgttcaattaaaaaggccACTTTCTCCACTTACATTTCTAGAGCACTgcttacattaaaaaaaacaggctTCAAAATAAGCCTCGCCTCTTACAGTAAAATCGAAGAGATATTCCGATGtgaatattttgctttctgCGACGGAATACTCGACTTTTACAAGAGTTGTGGGAGTTGTCATAAATATGAAACACATTCACTCGCATTGTCCCAGTCACCCATCATCAAGCAGAAGGCATGCTCTCGTTTTTGTGTTGgtcttctttttttctctcttcccTTCCTGATCAGTACTGAGCGTAAGGGCCGTACGCGGCTCCGTGGTAGTAAGGTCCTGGGTAGGCGTATCCGTAAGCATACGGCTGCTGTTTCTGAGGGTAAACTGAAATGCGAAATTTCACCATTAGGCTTTCCCTTTTATACAAACgcttgtttttaaaagcaataagACTATGCATGCATGGCGAGTGGTGTGATGATACTAAATTAATGTGAATTCAATATACTgtttaagaaatatatttcaggCACAAATTTTGTCATGCTCCAAATCCTACAAAGTATCaggcaaaatttttgaaaatattaatagttCCAGATGACGATATGCCACGGGTTGGGGGACAAAATTGGCAACGAAATTTACACCATAATTCAGTCTTTACTGGAAGATTGCACCATAAATTCGTATTCATTTTGGTAAACTGTATAAGACTTAATCTTATCTATCCGTGccgtgcaattttaaaaaaccagattttggaatttgttttgttttggattttagaattttgaaaatgtgcttaaaaGTAACATTTGTGagcttgtgtgaaaatttgaaggcTCGGTTCTCTcgtttttcaagaaataaagattctaaactaaaaaaaacgaatttttaacttttttgttttttatgttttgtcaactccaaatctctCATCAGAATTGTTaaaactaaccaccgttaAACTCGTCTctacctcccctgaccagctaaaaGGTTAAGGGGGGGTGCTAAAGactcaaatttttccaaaattgtcgcgtaaaacccgcaaaaaaatatttatttgtctaCAAAAATTTTTGGTGTGAATGTCGTTGAGTTTGCTCGACTccatgccaattttgtcctccgaCAAGTGACATTTCGTCAGATATGTCTTAATCGCAGAGGTgtacaaaaggaaaataagcaaacacatatttttCCGCCAGTGTTTGCAAATAACCCAGGAAAATGTGTGTGataatgaaagtaaaaaatcaaggaataaaaacaaagtttCGCAAATGATAGAATTTAATTGGTCTCACAAGCGAAACTCAGCTCATTCCTTGCTAATTTACACAGCTTAGAGGAAAGAAGCAGGGTGCCCGTTTCACCGGGGCAGCCCTGCGTGAAGGTACAGCAGGCCCTGCTTACCAGGCATGAGGTAATGCATATTGGCAGCCTCTTCCCGGTCGCGCTCGGAGCGCAAACAGATGGCCGCCCCCGAGAAGAGGATGGCCGAGATCAGAGCCCAGCCCACACCCAGCCAAGCGAGTATAAAGGACCAGTCATAGGAAATGTCAGTGTTGTCTCTCAGGGCCTAGAACACGAACCTTGCATCATGTACTGAATGCTCTTGTCCTGCTCGGCCTGGCGCTCTGAGCGCAGGCAGCAAGTCGCCCCGAACAACAGCACCGAAGACATGAACGAGAAACCCACGCTCAGCCACGCCAGAACCATCGACCAGTCGTAGCTAACCTTGGTTTGTTCTTGCAAAATCTAAAACCCCCCAAAAGGTTAATAATCGaatattggcaaaattaaattggtgcTGTAGTCAAGGAATATactagaatttaattttaaaataatatatatgtctATTATGCAttgtaagataattttttactttggtaATTCGATTTAAATCAAGTGATTGCCTAAGAAAAATCACCAGTTGCGAAATCTGCCCAGTGTTTGCAGGGAAAGCCatcaacagatggcaccagcggttagttttttattttaattcacgaTTTAATAAGATTCAAttatcctgctactgtgcaatctgctttttaaattatttcttttgacgagacactggtttttgttttcagctcgtcaaaaaaatatcattttaagggCTAAATTAACAGGAGCAggatttaatcttaaaacgCCTTAAATCGTaagtatacagtggcgccaAATGTtagcggctttgaacactaagggcttttGAAAGtgctgatttattatttactttaataaTGAACGATTTAATTCTTTGTAGATATCTCGAGGTCGTCATAGTTTATCAGTTGAAATTAGAGGAAGTCTTCTTGGTATTCCACATTTCTACAGAACTCAACTATTCGGacatttcttaaatttcaactgaataaattaataatttgcattggACGTCACTAATTCTAAAACATCTCTTACATTGCTCCACTGCTGGTAGTATTCTTCGCCGACAACCTTTTCCTTCTCAAAATATTCCTCTCCGTGCCACAGTCCCATCGCTCCTGCACTCAAGAGacctgaaaaatgttttgatttaaaattctgaaccTGAATTAGAGTTTGCAGCTGACtcaattgcatttaatttaatatcaccGCAGTCAGCAAATAGTTGGCAGTGTAATAATGTTGCAATTGGCCAAGAGGCgcaacaataacaataacTCAACACTGGCCTTGGTTTGCCGCGCGTAAATACTGAATAAGCAGTGCATTCGGTCAGATTTTCCCACACTATTGCAATGCACGACCACCTCCAAAGCATGACTTGAGATAAGTTATGAGCGGTCCACTTTTCTGCATGAACAACAATAACACAGGGAATGCAACTCACTTGCAAGAAGCATCAGGATCGCAGTGCTGGTGATATTGGCAGGGGAGCGTCTCCAGCAGCCAGCGACGCCGGTCCAGAATGCGATGAAGACGACAAAGAATGAGACGATGAACAGGGCAATCGCAGCTCGGCCCATATCTGCAAAAGATGAGAATGTCACAACGGTGGTCTCCAAGTAAAAGACAGACTTTAAGTCGTGTAATAAACAATAAGCATACAaatcgaaaagaaaaataggaaaattgaatcaaaaattGAAGGCTTGGATGCTGAAAAGGATCTACCTCTATGA
This window encodes:
- the LOC135941330 gene encoding uncharacterized protein LOC135941330 isoform X1, translated to MPCSAITLSLATITAIVSVAMLAIAFSTDNWLFYEVKRSSILKYASEKGEQGALVNSMNTQYYYYTRTKGLFRICYPKERPPTVETYLSPVETHCMNIDYFIPDTDNVTKNFSEEAMTRLHMGRAAIALFIVSFFVVFIAFWTGVAGCWRRSPANITSTAILMLLASLLSAGAMGLWHGEEYFEKEKVVGEEYYQQWSNALRDNTDISYDWSFILAWLGVGWALISAILFSGAAICLRSERDREEAANMHYLMPVYPQKQQPYAYGYAYPGPYYHGAAYGPYAQY
- the LOC135941330 gene encoding transmembrane protein 235 isoform X2; its protein translation is MPCSAITLSLATITAIVSVAMLAIAFSTDNWLFYEVKRSSILKYASEKGEQGALVNSMNTQYYYYTRTKGLFRICYPKERPPTVETYLSPVETHCMNIDYFIPDTDNVTKNFSEEAMTRLHMGRAAIALFIVSFFVVFIAFWTGVAGCWRRSPANITSTAILMLLASLLSAGAMGLWHGEEYFEKEKVVGEEYYQQWSNILQEQTKVSYDWSMVLAWLSVGFSFMSSVLLFGATCCLRSERQAEQDKSIQYMMQVYPQKQQPYAYGYAYPGPYYHGAAYGPYAQY